DNA from Asticcacaulis sp. ZE23SCel15:
ACTGCGCCCGCGCCGCTAAGGAAGTCACTGACGCTCTGGGCCCCATCGATGTGCTGGTCAACAATGCCGGTATCACCCGCGACGGCTTTTTCCATAAGATGACGCAGGACCAGTGGCAGGAAGTCATCCACACCAATATGGACTCGGTCTTCAACATGACCCGTCAGGTGATCGAAGGTATGAGAGAACGTAATTATGGCCGCATCATCAATATCTCCTCAATCAACGGCCAAAAGGGGCAGGCGGGGCAGACCAACTATTCCGCCGCCAAGGCTGGGATGATCGGCTTCACCAAGGCTTTGGCAATGGAATCCGCCGCCAAGGGCATCACCGTCAACTGCGTAGCACCGGGCTATACCTCGACTGAGATGGTGTCGGCCATCAATCCGGCGGTGCTGGAAAAGATTGTCGCCGGTATTCCGGTCGGACGTCTGGGCACGCCTGAAGAAGTGGCGGAAATCTGCGCGTTTCTGGCGTCGGATATGGCCAGCTTCATTACGGGGGCGACCATTGCGGTCAATGGCGGCCAACATATGCTGTAAGGGCGAGGTGTTATAATATATCCGCAGTATGTTGTTAATATTGCTGAAATTGGGCAAAGCCGCCTTGGCTTTGCCCAATTTTTTTGGAATGATCGTCTTAAATCCGCCCCACTCACTGCTTACACCCTGTCCTATGAGATTTTCCACGCGTCAGTTCAGATTGCCGGTTGCCTTAAGCCTCCTGATTGGGGTGATGACCCTGACCGGATTGGGTCTGGGTACGGCGAAGGCACAAAATAACCTGCGTGATGCCATGCTGGGGCCATCGACCTCTGATAGCCGCGGCAATTCCATGCCCGATG
Protein-coding regions in this window:
- the phbB gene encoding acetoacetyl-CoA reductase — encoded protein: MTRVALVTGGTRGIGKAIVKRLKDAGLTVAAGYAGNEENARKVAEELGVMVVKGSVDKFEDCARAAKEVTDALGPIDVLVNNAGITRDGFFHKMTQDQWQEVIHTNMDSVFNMTRQVIEGMRERNYGRIINISSINGQKGQAGQTNYSAAKAGMIGFTKALAMESAAKGITVNCVAPGYTSTEMVSAINPAVLEKIVAGIPVGRLGTPEEVAEICAFLASDMASFITGATIAVNGGQHML